cgccagcagacaattAAACATATGGCGGacggcggaggaggaggagaagccgGCGGGCGAGCGTAAGGAAACACTTTGAGCTTTTGCAAAGAAAGAGATgttctcaactcaaactttatttataaagcacattaaaaacaaccagagttgaccaaagtgctgtccAGATCAGAAGCagcacaaatgaaaaaaataacccaaacaatGTAAAGATGCAAAACtagatacataaacacagtgcaaatatataataaaataagatagaataagatcaattaaaatgtaattgatTAAAAAGCCAGGGAGGAGAGGTGAGTCTTTAGAGAGGATTTGAAAACTCCTCATGAAATATCAATCTAGGATCTGTTGCTTTCATAAATGTGATAAAAGAAGCATATTTAGCTCATATTTAGCTCATACTTAGCGCTGCCTTGCTGGTGTAAACATTGGCCTTCCTTCAGGTTTTGGAGAGCGTCCATCAGGAGCAGAAGCTGGCCCTGGCGGTTGATTGATTCCTGAGAAATTAATCAACAGAAGTCAGCATTTTTGAGAGTTTTTCCATAGCGCAACATTTATTTCACGCCTCAGTTATTGCAACAACCAAGAAATAGGGCCGCACATTTAATCAAATGTGCTTTCCTTTCCTAAATCCAGTACAAGctcccacatagcaaaattggtctggcccggttctggcccacaatacacttagactcggccaacataGAGCAAAGAATGATGGCCCTTAAGTGGaccagatatagtttgccagagatGGCCCACACATTagccagcttaatcacaagctcaaccttaatcggccCAGATGCAGCATGGgcagatctgggccacataaaccaagccacaattgggccagatgtggcatgccatcaaATACACAATGCCATCATGTCCACatccggttgacataccacttgccatgccagcagtcagccagcagtgccggcttgacGCCAGATCTGGCCAAGACCtatcagaccaattttgctatgtggggtAGTTAATCTGCATTTCTGTCATAATAACTCTGCTAGAATGAGCATAGTATATTTTTTAGAacttgtttaacatttttaaagtgtaCATAAAGTTCATTCATGGTTATATTGTTTCAGATATTTACATGCCACTCCTGCAGAAGCTGAGTCACTGCCTCCTGGGATCTGTAGGGAGTTCTCCAGATCTGAATTTTAGCCTTAATGTGGCCCAAGAGATCCAGCACAGTGTGACGCGATTCCTGGTATTCCAGCTTGATCCCTTGATACTTGGCTGTGACTCGGACATCAGTTAAGCTGTATCCAAAGAAGGAAAGAGTTCATGCAGTGTATATAGATAATTTGTTGGAACTAAATTGCACAGTTTCAAATAAAATATCTAAAGATTTATGTCACTTACCGTCTTTTTACCTCGTCCAATTTCTCAAGTGGCACGACTACGCTTCCTGAGTTGTCCATGTTTTTGAAGGTATCGAGGATGTTGACATGATGCCTCATCTCTTTCATCAAAGTCTGAAAAAACAGCATCATAAGAATTTCATATACGACATCCACTTTCATGCCACAATAAGCTTTTAGGATTCCTGTTCATTATTATAGCGCTGATCTTCCAAATCTTCTCTTAGCCTGTCTAGCCAATCTGATTTTTTCAGAGTAGTTCTAACCTTCAACTTGTCTTGTTGAGCTCTCGCATTCTTTGCAGCATCAGCATGAGCTTTCTGTTTCCCTCCCTCTTCTGTTAGCGCGGCCTCCACACGCTGCAGCCAATCAACAACCGAGTCTAGCGGAGGAGGAAGACTTGAGTCCAGGTCTGCTTTACATTTCCGCAGCTGAACAGGACAAAAGAAATGCAcaccatgtaaaaaaaaaagcacataatCCGATCACTGTATTGTAAGTAACTTTGTTGTGGTTTGTCAGTGGATGtcctcacctcctcttccaGGCCATCCCACGCCGTCTTCAGAGCTCGCTGCTCCTGACTCAGCTCAGGGCAGCGTCTTATGGCAGCAAGGAGGGTCATCACTGGTTTCCTTTGCTCAGTGAAGGAGTCAGCGAGTCTCTGAAACACCTGACGATCCAAAATGTATTAACACCACAAATTATTTAGATCAGTTAACTTTTTCagtgctttttcttttcctcaccTGATATCTTTCAGCAAAGCTTGAGTTTTCTGTAGCTGTCCGAGCCTCTAGCAGCTCTTGGTAGGTTTGCTGCAGCCAACAGGTCACTTCCTGGGCACGCTCACTTGGAGGGACCTAAAAGTTTAACACTGAGACTGTCAGTGAATACTCCTATGCTTCAAAGTAGCTATTTGTGTATTTTGTAAGAGGACGCATCTAAGAAGTATGTATTACACCCTGCAGTGTTtcaaaagtgtttcaaaatAGCAAGATAGCAATCATTCATCCTCTTAGCATCAACCACATGCAGCTGAAGTGTTTGTTTAGAAAGAGCTGCATTATTCTTTGCAATTTCAAAGACAGAGGAACCAAAGAAGAACCTTTTGCTCAGTGTGCAGCTACCTGGCGTAACGGTGAGACAGCGAATGCCGGAGCAAAGTGAGCAGACAGGTTGACAGTTGGGAGAGAAGAAGGCTCGATCAGAGGAAACAGCTACACCAGCACCCACACCaccaaagaggagagagaagaagagagcaggAAACATCAGTAACACCCCTGAGTTTGTCATGCAGGAGGTTGTGGGTTCAAGATCTTTGCAGAAAGGGTGGAATCAGTGGTGCTATTACTCCAGTTATTTAAGCAAAGGCCTTCAGGAGAGGTGGTGTAGATTGACAGCTCAGTTTTAGGAAGGTGTGACAGTGCAAGTACAAATACTGGTTTGGTTGTGTACCTGCAGGTGGTCATCAGGTGATGGCATGTCATTAGAGTACTGGAGAAACTGGGCCACATATGTCATTATGGACTTCTCATCAGGGTCTTTAACATCAACGTCTGAGCAGCAGGTAAATACAAAGACAGATTAAGTAAGGAACAGAGGCATTGATTGAAACTTTGGCATTGCCACTGATAATATGAAGAAACCAGCCTGACCCTGGGGCTCCAGCAGCCGGGGGATGTggagctctctctctgccagGTGAAACGCCTCCTCCAGGTTCTCTTGGTTGCTTCCAGACCGGACCAGAGAGAGGTCGACCAGCTGTGGTCTGAGGGAGCACAGGATGGCCAAGAAAGCCTCGCCACTCTTCCAGCTCTTCTTAAAGTCCTTCACACTGAGAGAGCAACCAACCCTGGAAAGTGGTAGAGAGAGTTCAAAGAAGATTTTAACAAAAGTTGAGTGAAATAATAATTTGGGATTAGTGGTATATGTCCAGGAGTTGAATATATATGGTGGATAACCCACTTCTGGCACTGGTCCCTGACCCACATCAGCAGGGCCTTCTTGGCAGATATTCGGAAGCGTCTGTGCAGAGGCGATGTCCGGCCTGCAGGGACCGGACTGGCTGGGACCGGGCTGCCAGAGAAGGAGTCCAGGCTGGTCAGAGAGTCAAGGGAGGAATGACAAGAGCTGTAGGCGAGAGTGCTGGCTAGCTCCTCAATCTGAAACAAGAGGATGATATATTTAATAATGTAGCTGCGGTTTTCCATCTGGTTGCTTTACTTTTCATCTGTACTCACATGACAGTGGAGGATGATGGTCCATATCAGGCCGAGGATGATGGAGGGCCGTCCATCAATGATATCTGGGGTGTTTATGTTCACCAGTTTGATCTACAACaatcaaccaaaacaaatgttactGCAGCAAAGTGTAGATTCATATGAAATGTGTAGGGATGCCATATATATTGTCCAGCTCTTAATACCGATATCACCCGATACCGATATATTCAGGCCTTTTACACCAAAACTGTTTGGTAACGACATAACATATCTCCTATTGTGGAATTAACACATCATGCCTAATTGTATTGTTATGCCCCACTGGATGCATACGTACATAAATGCAACATGGCTTTCCAAATGTACACactgtttgtgcaaaataagagaaCAACTTCAACTTAAGCTTTGGAAAAAAGTGCTAAAATGGCACTGCCATATTAACtattttttagagattttagagaGAAACATTTTGCCTCAAAAAACACTACAGATCAAACACTACAGATCACTACAATATCAAAACAAGGAAGATGCATATCTTCAGTCCAGAATAGTGAACAAACAAAGTTCGCTTTTATTCCAAGTTCAATGAGTGAGGAGATGGTCCTAACTTGGCAAATAGTACAATCATTAAATTATAAACTGGGCTGCATCGCCCTGCTCTCTAAAAATAGTGCAAATAAAATCAAGAAAGATTCTTCTTGAGATGGGAGATCAAATTTGATGTATTCAAGGAAGacgccttgtttcctcctcgCATAACCAACGCTTTGCAGTCATTGCAAATTGCAAATTTACGATTGGTAGGTGACACTTGGAAATAGTTCCAAACCACGGACATctatccagaactctgccgcccacctgctcacccacacccgctcccgtgaccacatcacccctgtcctccaaaacctccactggctccctatcaaacagcgcatacattttaaaatcctccttctcacccacaaacccctccataaccaggccccctcttacctcaccgacctgctccaccaccacacccctcccgtaacctctgatcctccaacgcccacctcctctccctgtcaCCTGACatcaagcaccgaacctgggggaacagagctttctctgtcaccccagcctctggaacgccttaccacttaacattcaaaactgccccaacctgtccaccttcaaatcactcaccaaaacccacctatttagaactgctttcaacgtatgattgcttttaaatttttttattcatgttttttattattttgtttatatgatattttatcctttgtgcagcgtctttgagtttttagaaaagcgctttataaataaaatgtattattatctcATGCACCGGGCGATCAAGCTTGTTAGCCATAGTTAGCAACCCATGAGTCTAGCGTTGTGTGTTATACGTCATCAAGCGCGCGCCTGTAAACGTCCAATGCTGCGCTCATGCAGGCTCGGAGTTGCTAAAGCCTACCGAACAATAATCGGTTATAAAAACCCAATAACGATAATTCccgatattacatttttaagtcaaTATCGGTCGATAATATCGTAGGGCCGATAATATCGCCCATCCCtagaaatgtgttgtttgtttttctctgtaagGAAACATACTGATTTTTTCTTGAGGAAGTTCAGTGCTGTCTCGATGTTGGCCCTCTGCTGGAATACTCCTCGGCCCCTCTGTCTTCTCTGTGGAAACACATTACAACAACAGCATTATTGTAAaaaactgcatgtttttgtgggtttttttagcTTTCTAATAGCCTTACACTCATACTGTAATAGTGTGATTACTGAAGAAAGCATTGTATTGTCTCACCATAGGCTGGCCTGTCATCACCTCCAGCAGGTCGAGCAGCTGTGATCCATCCTTGAGGTCAGCGAAGAGGTCTGACACGAAGGAGGAAGGGCATCTCTGTAACAATACATGAAGAGCAGCGTCACTCATTTATCAAAGCAGCTGCAAGATACAAGGAAATAAATAGAAGTATTTTGGGGTCTCTGTTTTAGACAAAACAGGAAGTTACTCGGGTACTCAAATATCATCTtggaatagaaaaaaataatagaaataaacgTCTCAAAAAAAatggtttcatgttttttgcaACCAACTGAGAAACAGAAAGTTGAATTTAAAGTTTCTTATCAAAGCTTTACACCAAGTCACAACACTGACTGTTGCCCTCTAGACATAAAGGAAGTGTCTCTGTTGGGGGTCGTCAGTAGACTGTTCTAACAGATGGCAGGTTATGAAGCAGTGGTTTCACAGTGCAGTCATATGTGCATGCGTTTATGACGAGGTGGCAGGATTCAGATTACGCACAGTTCTGCCTCACTGAAGCACTATTTATACTTCGACGACAGCCAGGGCAGCTCAGTGTCTCAGGATCCATGTGAGCTGC
The genomic region above belongs to Notolabrus celidotus isolate fNotCel1 chromosome 2, fNotCel1.pri, whole genome shotgun sequence and contains:
- the syne2a gene encoding nesprin-2a; the protein is MPLETTFAVNNWTMEHEQIQKRTFTNWINAQLSKRCPSSFVSDLFADLKDGSQLLDLLEVMTGQPMRRQRGRGVFQQRANIETALNFLKKKSIKLVNINTPDIIDGRPSIILGLIWTIILHCHIEELASTLAYSSCHSSLDSLTSLDSFSGSPVPASPVPAGRTSPLHRRFRISAKKALLMWVRDQCQKVGCSLSVKDFKKSWKSGEAFLAILCSLRPQLVDLSLVRSGSNQENLEEAFHLAERELHIPRLLEPQDVDVKDPDEKSIMTYVAQFLQYSNDMPSPDDHLQLFPLIEPSSLPTVNLSAHFAPAFAVSPLRQVPPSERAQEVTCWLQQTYQELLEARTATENSSFAERYQVFQRLADSFTEQRKPVMTLLAAIRRCPELSQEQRALKTAWDGLEEELRKCKADLDSSLPPPLDSVVDWLQRVEAALTEEGGKQKAHADAAKNARAQQDKLKTLMKEMRHHVNILDTFKNMDNSGSVVVPLEKLDEVKRRLTDVRVTAKYQGIKLEYQESRHTVLDLLGHIKAKIQIWRTPYRSQEAVTQLLQEWHHVSANTYEANHDPHLFAASLPDGAACQGRPSAAHSPGLYP